One window of Magallana gigas chromosome 2, xbMagGiga1.1, whole genome shotgun sequence genomic DNA carries:
- the LOC105347801 gene encoding dixin isoform X8 yields MEMSESSSPSKTPEDEGSKSWEDWQNQLHAYVAWVNSQLKKKPGVRQIEDLRNDMRDGVAIAELIEIVSGEHLGGIHSCPSSTAEMRENVDRVLQYMAANRIRMHHTNAKDIVEGKLKSIMRLILALAAHFKPQCVKHSTHQRRLSGSAMTGLVQGASAALTEARRNAAKAGNSFRRNRPPTNYADRRKTYHGSSSDQFSDSDQSFGDQRKTLLGRDEGDGASADKSPLSSAHIPSTLTQHPAARGMSSSLSKSHSSDQISGIWQRAKDSGTELEDSGSNLVERSHFDDLVTEYIDVYEDMKHTKDDLLKLQDLLLCGEPPDGEEGDKSVLMGSSPEEQIAILKSQLLQSTIIQNDLREDLSRTKNECMLLQGNKGGIQQRLTEQDETINQLKQEILRRDFDKQNSELEKIELRKNMQERDKSVLDLKKEMARRDQRIDQLQNELQMQIQEKESITRALKQQISELHDRLRVVGEHGATLKARVAVQDKRMAKLEGKILSSSDRDSSVSSQGSVDDLQVVRDSLSSLRVCFKGGDPQLHTLDTLEHSVSSLLEKNQQNNSTSSNGSHQNSYSSNSSRRMNFDCTGDVRRSPITAIPGSTSFSVNQLDGPPNGNIGKGQNSTKVLYFTDKTVNPCMCTIQKRLGEITLKDFKQIHDKSSGNYRYSFKALDPEFGTVKEEVMNDDDIIPGWEGKIVAWIEEDTG; encoded by the exons AACCAGCTGCATGCTTATGTAGCATGGGTAAACTCACAGTTAAAGAAGAAGCCGGGAGTGAGGCAGATCGAGGACCTCCGTAATGACATGAGGGATGGGGTGGCCATAGCAGAGCTCATTGAGATTGTCT CGGGTGAACATTTGGGTGGAATACACAGCTGTCCGTCCTCTACAGCAGAAATGAGAGAGAATGTGGACAGAGTGCTGCAGTACATGGCTGCCAACCGTATCCGCATGCATCACACAAACGCCAAAG ATATTGTGGAAGGCAAGTTAAAGAGCATTATGAGGCTGATTTTGGCTTTAGCTGCTCATTTCAAACCTCAGTGTGTCAAACATTCCACTCACCAAAGACGGCTGTCGGGATCTGCCATGACCGGTCTTGTTCAG GGAGCTTCTGCAGCTTTGACGGAGGCTCGCAGAAATGCAGCAAAGGCCGGTAATAGCTTCAGACGCAACCGACCACCTACTAACTATGCTGATCGCAG GAAAACGTATCATGGCAGTAGTTCTGACCAGTTCAGTGATTCAGACCAGAGTTTTGGGgaccagcggaagaccttattgggTCGAGATGAGGGGGATGGAGCCAGTGCAGACAAGAGTCCTCTATCTAGTGCACATATACCCAGCACCCTGACCCAGCATCCAGCAGCCAGGGGAATGTCATCCTCACTCTCCAAAAGTCATTCCTCAGACCAAATATCAGGTATTTGGCAAAGAG CAAAGGACAGTGGAACAGAGTTAGAGGATTCTGGGTCCAACTTAGTCGAGCGTTCTCATTTTGATGACTTGGTGACGGAGTACATTGATGTGTATGAGGATATGAAACATACCAAAGATGATTTACTGAAACTACAGGACCTG tTACTGTGTGGGGAACCACCAGACGGGGAGGAGGGAGACAAGTCTGTGTTGATGGGGTCTAGTCCAGAGGAGCAAATT GCAATATTAAAGAGTCAGCTGTTACAGTCTACAATAATACAGAATGATTTACGAGAGGACCTGTCTCGGACGAAGAATGAGTGTATGCTACTACAGGGAAACAAG GGGGGAATACAGCAGAGGTTAACAGAACAAGATGAGACGATCAACCAACTGAAGCAAGAAATATTACGGAGAGATTTTGACAAGCAAAACTCAGAATTAGAAAAG ATTGAATTACGAAAGAATATGCAAGAAAGAGACAAATCAGTTTTAGATTTAAAG AAAGAGATGGCCAGAAGAGACCAGCGGATAGACCAGCTCCAGAATGAGCTACAGATGCAGATCCAGGAGAAAGAGTCCATTACCAGGGCTCTGAAACAGCAGATCTCCGAGCTACACGACCGGCTGAGGGTTGTAGGGGAACATGGG GCCACTTTAAAGGCCAGAGTTGCAGTGCAAGACAAAAGAATGGCAAAGTTAGAAGGAAAGATTTTGTCATCTTCTGATCGGGATTCCTCCGTTTCCTCACAG ggcaGTGTAGATGATCTCCAGGTGGTGAGGGATTCACTAAGCAGTTTACGGGTGTGTTTTAAGGGAGGGGACCCACAACTCCACACCCTGGACACCCTGGAACATAGTGTCTCATCTCTTCTagagaaaaaccaacaaaacaaCAGTACATCAAGTAATGGAAGCCATCAG AATTCGTACAGCAGCAATTCATCGCGGCGAATGAACTTTGACTGTACGGGTGATGTACGGAGATCCCCTATCACAGCCATACCAGGTAGTACAA GTTTCTCAGTCAATCAATTAGATGGACCACCTAATGGAAACATAGGAAAGGGCCAGAACTCCACCAAAGTGCTCTACTTCACGGACAAGACAGTCAATCCTTGCATGTGTACAATCCAGAAAAG aCTAGGGGAAATAACTCTGAAAGACTTTAAACAAATCCATGATAAGAGTTCAGGAAACTACCGATATTCTTTCAAAGCTCTGGACCCGGAGTTTGGAACAGTCAAAGAGGAAGTGATGAATGACGATGACATTATTCCTGGTTGGGAAGGGAAAATTGTCGCATGGATTGAAGAAGACACCGGATAG
- the LOC105347801 gene encoding dixin isoform X9, with amino-acid sequence MENQLHAYVAWVNSQLKKKPGVRQIEDLRNDMRDGVAIAELIEIVSGEHLGGIHSCPSSTAEMRENVDRVLQYMAANRIRMHHTNAKDIVEGKLKSIMRLILALAAHFKPQCVKHSTHQRRLSGSAMTGLVQGASAALTEARRNAAKAGNSFRRNRPPTNYADRRKTYHGSSSDQFSDSDQSFGDQRKTLLGRDEGDGASADKSPLSSAHIPSTLTQHPAARGMSSSLSKSHSSDQISGIWQRAKDSGTELEDSGSNLVERSHFDDLVTEYIDVYEDMKHTKDDLLKLQDLLLCGEPPDGEEGDKSVLMGSSPEEQIAILKSQLLQSTIIQNDLREDLSRTKNECMLLQGNKGGIQQRLTEQDETINQLKQEILRRDFDKQNSELEKIELRKNMQERDKSVLDLKKEMARRDQRIDQLQNELQMQIQEKESITRALKQQISELHDRLRVVGEHGATLKARVAVQDKRMAKLEGKILSSSDRDSSVSSQGSVDDLQVVRDSLSSLRVCFKGGDPQLHTLDTLEHSVSSLLEKNQQNNSTSSNGSHQNSYSSNSSRRMNFDCTGDVRRSPITAIPGSTSFSVNQLDGPPNGNIGKGQNSTKVLYFTDKTVNPCMCTIQKRLGEITLKDFKQIHDKSSGNYRYSFKALDPEFGTVKEEVMNDDDIIPGWEGKIVAWIEEDTG; translated from the exons AACCAGCTGCATGCTTATGTAGCATGGGTAAACTCACAGTTAAAGAAGAAGCCGGGAGTGAGGCAGATCGAGGACCTCCGTAATGACATGAGGGATGGGGTGGCCATAGCAGAGCTCATTGAGATTGTCT CGGGTGAACATTTGGGTGGAATACACAGCTGTCCGTCCTCTACAGCAGAAATGAGAGAGAATGTGGACAGAGTGCTGCAGTACATGGCTGCCAACCGTATCCGCATGCATCACACAAACGCCAAAG ATATTGTGGAAGGCAAGTTAAAGAGCATTATGAGGCTGATTTTGGCTTTAGCTGCTCATTTCAAACCTCAGTGTGTCAAACATTCCACTCACCAAAGACGGCTGTCGGGATCTGCCATGACCGGTCTTGTTCAG GGAGCTTCTGCAGCTTTGACGGAGGCTCGCAGAAATGCAGCAAAGGCCGGTAATAGCTTCAGACGCAACCGACCACCTACTAACTATGCTGATCGCAG GAAAACGTATCATGGCAGTAGTTCTGACCAGTTCAGTGATTCAGACCAGAGTTTTGGGgaccagcggaagaccttattgggTCGAGATGAGGGGGATGGAGCCAGTGCAGACAAGAGTCCTCTATCTAGTGCACATATACCCAGCACCCTGACCCAGCATCCAGCAGCCAGGGGAATGTCATCCTCACTCTCCAAAAGTCATTCCTCAGACCAAATATCAGGTATTTGGCAAAGAG CAAAGGACAGTGGAACAGAGTTAGAGGATTCTGGGTCCAACTTAGTCGAGCGTTCTCATTTTGATGACTTGGTGACGGAGTACATTGATGTGTATGAGGATATGAAACATACCAAAGATGATTTACTGAAACTACAGGACCTG tTACTGTGTGGGGAACCACCAGACGGGGAGGAGGGAGACAAGTCTGTGTTGATGGGGTCTAGTCCAGAGGAGCAAATT GCAATATTAAAGAGTCAGCTGTTACAGTCTACAATAATACAGAATGATTTACGAGAGGACCTGTCTCGGACGAAGAATGAGTGTATGCTACTACAGGGAAACAAG GGGGGAATACAGCAGAGGTTAACAGAACAAGATGAGACGATCAACCAACTGAAGCAAGAAATATTACGGAGAGATTTTGACAAGCAAAACTCAGAATTAGAAAAG ATTGAATTACGAAAGAATATGCAAGAAAGAGACAAATCAGTTTTAGATTTAAAG AAAGAGATGGCCAGAAGAGACCAGCGGATAGACCAGCTCCAGAATGAGCTACAGATGCAGATCCAGGAGAAAGAGTCCATTACCAGGGCTCTGAAACAGCAGATCTCCGAGCTACACGACCGGCTGAGGGTTGTAGGGGAACATGGG GCCACTTTAAAGGCCAGAGTTGCAGTGCAAGACAAAAGAATGGCAAAGTTAGAAGGAAAGATTTTGTCATCTTCTGATCGGGATTCCTCCGTTTCCTCACAG ggcaGTGTAGATGATCTCCAGGTGGTGAGGGATTCACTAAGCAGTTTACGGGTGTGTTTTAAGGGAGGGGACCCACAACTCCACACCCTGGACACCCTGGAACATAGTGTCTCATCTCTTCTagagaaaaaccaacaaaacaaCAGTACATCAAGTAATGGAAGCCATCAG AATTCGTACAGCAGCAATTCATCGCGGCGAATGAACTTTGACTGTACGGGTGATGTACGGAGATCCCCTATCACAGCCATACCAGGTAGTACAA GTTTCTCAGTCAATCAATTAGATGGACCACCTAATGGAAACATAGGAAAGGGCCAGAACTCCACCAAAGTGCTCTACTTCACGGACAAGACAGTCAATCCTTGCATGTGTACAATCCAGAAAAG aCTAGGGGAAATAACTCTGAAAGACTTTAAACAAATCCATGATAAGAGTTCAGGAAACTACCGATATTCTTTCAAAGCTCTGGACCCGGAGTTTGGAACAGTCAAAGAGGAAGTGATGAATGACGATGACATTATTCCTGGTTGGGAAGGGAAAATTGTCGCATGGATTGAAGAAGACACCGGATAG
- the LOC105347801 gene encoding dixin isoform X7, which yields MMWSDSINTTLLAFPEEATSWKEESGWEEMGLWLMSESSSPSKTPEDEGSKSWEDWQNQLHAYVAWVNSQLKKKPGVRQIEDLRNDMRDGVAIAELIEIVSGEHLGGIHSCPSSTAEMRENVDRVLQYMAANRIRMHHTNAKDIVEGKLKSIMRLILALAAHFKPQCVKHSTHQRRLSGSAMTGLVQGASAALTEARRNAAKAGNSFRRNRPPTNYADRRKTYHGSSSDQFSDSDQSFGDQRKTLLGRDEGDGASADKSPLSSAHIPSTLTQHPAARGMSSSLSKSHSSDQISGIWQRAKDSGTELEDSGSNLVERSHFDDLVTEYIDVYEDMKHTKDDLLKLQDLLLCGEPPDGEEGDKSVLMGSSPEEQIAILKSQLLQSTIIQNDLREDLSRTKNECMLLQGNKGGIQQRLTEQDETINQLKQEILRRDFDKQNSELEKIELRKNMQERDKSVLDLKKEMARRDQRIDQLQNELQMQIQEKESITRALKQQISELHDRLRVVGEHGATLKARVAVQDKRMAKLEGKILSSSDRDSSVSSQGSVDDLQVVRDSLSSLRVCFKGGDPQLHTLDTLEHSVSSLLEKNQQNNSTSSNGSHQNSYSSNSSRRMNFDCTGDVRRSPITAIPGSTSFSVNQLDGPPNGNIGKGQNSTKVLYFTDKTVNPCMCTIQKRLGEITLKDFKQIHDKSSGNYRYSFKALDPEFGTVKEEVMNDDDIIPGWEGKIVAWIEEDTG from the exons AACCAGCTGCATGCTTATGTAGCATGGGTAAACTCACAGTTAAAGAAGAAGCCGGGAGTGAGGCAGATCGAGGACCTCCGTAATGACATGAGGGATGGGGTGGCCATAGCAGAGCTCATTGAGATTGTCT CGGGTGAACATTTGGGTGGAATACACAGCTGTCCGTCCTCTACAGCAGAAATGAGAGAGAATGTGGACAGAGTGCTGCAGTACATGGCTGCCAACCGTATCCGCATGCATCACACAAACGCCAAAG ATATTGTGGAAGGCAAGTTAAAGAGCATTATGAGGCTGATTTTGGCTTTAGCTGCTCATTTCAAACCTCAGTGTGTCAAACATTCCACTCACCAAAGACGGCTGTCGGGATCTGCCATGACCGGTCTTGTTCAG GGAGCTTCTGCAGCTTTGACGGAGGCTCGCAGAAATGCAGCAAAGGCCGGTAATAGCTTCAGACGCAACCGACCACCTACTAACTATGCTGATCGCAG GAAAACGTATCATGGCAGTAGTTCTGACCAGTTCAGTGATTCAGACCAGAGTTTTGGGgaccagcggaagaccttattgggTCGAGATGAGGGGGATGGAGCCAGTGCAGACAAGAGTCCTCTATCTAGTGCACATATACCCAGCACCCTGACCCAGCATCCAGCAGCCAGGGGAATGTCATCCTCACTCTCCAAAAGTCATTCCTCAGACCAAATATCAGGTATTTGGCAAAGAG CAAAGGACAGTGGAACAGAGTTAGAGGATTCTGGGTCCAACTTAGTCGAGCGTTCTCATTTTGATGACTTGGTGACGGAGTACATTGATGTGTATGAGGATATGAAACATACCAAAGATGATTTACTGAAACTACAGGACCTG tTACTGTGTGGGGAACCACCAGACGGGGAGGAGGGAGACAAGTCTGTGTTGATGGGGTCTAGTCCAGAGGAGCAAATT GCAATATTAAAGAGTCAGCTGTTACAGTCTACAATAATACAGAATGATTTACGAGAGGACCTGTCTCGGACGAAGAATGAGTGTATGCTACTACAGGGAAACAAG GGGGGAATACAGCAGAGGTTAACAGAACAAGATGAGACGATCAACCAACTGAAGCAAGAAATATTACGGAGAGATTTTGACAAGCAAAACTCAGAATTAGAAAAG ATTGAATTACGAAAGAATATGCAAGAAAGAGACAAATCAGTTTTAGATTTAAAG AAAGAGATGGCCAGAAGAGACCAGCGGATAGACCAGCTCCAGAATGAGCTACAGATGCAGATCCAGGAGAAAGAGTCCATTACCAGGGCTCTGAAACAGCAGATCTCCGAGCTACACGACCGGCTGAGGGTTGTAGGGGAACATGGG GCCACTTTAAAGGCCAGAGTTGCAGTGCAAGACAAAAGAATGGCAAAGTTAGAAGGAAAGATTTTGTCATCTTCTGATCGGGATTCCTCCGTTTCCTCACAG ggcaGTGTAGATGATCTCCAGGTGGTGAGGGATTCACTAAGCAGTTTACGGGTGTGTTTTAAGGGAGGGGACCCACAACTCCACACCCTGGACACCCTGGAACATAGTGTCTCATCTCTTCTagagaaaaaccaacaaaacaaCAGTACATCAAGTAATGGAAGCCATCAG AATTCGTACAGCAGCAATTCATCGCGGCGAATGAACTTTGACTGTACGGGTGATGTACGGAGATCCCCTATCACAGCCATACCAGGTAGTACAA GTTTCTCAGTCAATCAATTAGATGGACCACCTAATGGAAACATAGGAAAGGGCCAGAACTCCACCAAAGTGCTCTACTTCACGGACAAGACAGTCAATCCTTGCATGTGTACAATCCAGAAAAG aCTAGGGGAAATAACTCTGAAAGACTTTAAACAAATCCATGATAAGAGTTCAGGAAACTACCGATATTCTTTCAAAGCTCTGGACCCGGAGTTTGGAACAGTCAAAGAGGAAGTGATGAATGACGATGACATTATTCCTGGTTGGGAAGGGAAAATTGTCGCATGGATTGAAGAAGACACCGGATAG